A region from the Ciconia boyciana chromosome 1, ASM3463844v1, whole genome shotgun sequence genome encodes:
- the TMEM19 gene encoding transmembrane protein 19 isoform X2: MRGAAARRHGGSGGPGERVFSLWLPMSCYQEDFFKEYLKMMANIVVLNLLICISLAFWMVSMTASTYYGTLRPISPWRWLFSVLVPLMIATQGFKKKSLDHSGALGGLVVGFILTVANYSFFSSLFVFFVTSSKLTKWKKDIKKRIDSEYKEGGQRNWVQVFCNGGVPTELAVLYMIENGPGEIPIDFSKQYTASWMCLSLLGALACSAGDTWASEIGSAMSKSKPRLITTWEEVPVGTNGAITLVGLLSSLLGGLAVGITYFITQLIFVTDLEMSAPQWPIIVFGAAAGLLGSIVDSYLGATMQYSGFDQNIGMVVNHQTKDSKHISGKPILDNNAVNLFSSIIVALALPGVAWCFWPRG, encoded by the exons ATgcgcggagcggcggcgcggcggcatGGTGGCAGCGGCGGGCCGGGAGAGCGA GTGTTCTCCCTCTGGCTTCCTATGTCCTGTTACCAGGAGGATTTCTTCAAAGAGTACCTCAAGATGATGGCGAATATTGTCGTCCTGAACTTGCTCATTTGTATTTCCCTGGCTTTCTGGATGGTGTCCATGACTGCAAGTACGTACTACG GTACTTTACGACCCATTTCTCCATGGCGCTGGCTTTTTTCAGTCTTGGTTCCACTAATGATTGCTACACAGGGTTTTAAGAAGAAGAGTCTTGATCACAGTGGTGCATTGGGAG gaTTGGTGGTTGGATTTATCCTTACAGTTGCAAATTACAgtttcttcagttctttgtttgtattttttgttacttCTTCAAAACTtactaaatggaaaaaagatatAAAGAAGCGAATAGATTCAGAATACAAAGAAG GTGGACAGAGGAATTGGGTGCAAGTATTCTGTAACGGTGGTGTTCCTACTGAGCTGGCTGTCTTATATATGATAGAAAATGGACCGGGTGAAATTCCGATAGacttttcaaagcaatacaCAGCATCATGGATGTGCTTATCCCTTTTGGGAGCTTTGGCATGCTCTGCTGGTGATACATGGGCTTCAGAGATTGGTAGTGCTATGAGTAAAAGCAAGCCAAGGTTGATAACAACCTGGGAAGAGGTTCCAGTAG GTACTAATGGAGCAATTACTTTAGTGGGCCTGCTCTCAAGTTTGCTTGGGGGCTTGGCAGTAGGTATAACCTACTTCATAACACAACTCATTTTCGTGACTGATCTGGAAATGTCTGCTCCACAATGGCCCATTATTGTGTTTGGTGCAGCAGCGGGCTTACTGGGATCGATTGTTGATTCATATTTGGGAGCTACGATGCAATACAGTG GTTTTGACCAGAACATTGGCATGGTTGTCAACCACCAAACAAAAGACTCCAAGCACATATCTGGAAAACCTATATTAGACAACAATGCagtaaatcttttttcttctataattGTTGCTTTGGCGCTTCCAGGCGTGGCATGGTGTTTCTGGCCCAGGGGTTGA
- the TMEM19 gene encoding transmembrane protein 19 isoform X1, whose amino-acid sequence MSAFVSPRSAPRRWGREAAAVRAGPGGGSGPAGGGGGGSGVADALRLVLPRQVFSLWLPMSCYQEDFFKEYLKMMANIVVLNLLICISLAFWMVSMTASTYYGTLRPISPWRWLFSVLVPLMIATQGFKKKSLDHSGALGGLVVGFILTVANYSFFSSLFVFFVTSSKLTKWKKDIKKRIDSEYKEGGQRNWVQVFCNGGVPTELAVLYMIENGPGEIPIDFSKQYTASWMCLSLLGALACSAGDTWASEIGSAMSKSKPRLITTWEEVPVGTNGAITLVGLLSSLLGGLAVGITYFITQLIFVTDLEMSAPQWPIIVFGAAAGLLGSIVDSYLGATMQYSGFDQNIGMVVNHQTKDSKHISGKPILDNNAVNLFSSIIVALALPGVAWCFWPRG is encoded by the exons ATGAGCGCCTTCGTGTCGCCTCGCAGCGCCCCGAGGCGCTGGGGACGAGAGGCGGCCGCggtgcgggccgggccgggcggcggctcGGGcccggcgggaggaggaggaggaggaagcggTGTCGCTGATGCGCTGCGCCTTGTGCTTCCCCGCCAGGTGTTCTCCCTCTGGCTTCCTATGTCCTGTTACCAGGAGGATTTCTTCAAAGAGTACCTCAAGATGATGGCGAATATTGTCGTCCTGAACTTGCTCATTTGTATTTCCCTGGCTTTCTGGATGGTGTCCATGACTGCAAGTACGTACTACG GTACTTTACGACCCATTTCTCCATGGCGCTGGCTTTTTTCAGTCTTGGTTCCACTAATGATTGCTACACAGGGTTTTAAGAAGAAGAGTCTTGATCACAGTGGTGCATTGGGAG gaTTGGTGGTTGGATTTATCCTTACAGTTGCAAATTACAgtttcttcagttctttgtttgtattttttgttacttCTTCAAAACTtactaaatggaaaaaagatatAAAGAAGCGAATAGATTCAGAATACAAAGAAG GTGGACAGAGGAATTGGGTGCAAGTATTCTGTAACGGTGGTGTTCCTACTGAGCTGGCTGTCTTATATATGATAGAAAATGGACCGGGTGAAATTCCGATAGacttttcaaagcaatacaCAGCATCATGGATGTGCTTATCCCTTTTGGGAGCTTTGGCATGCTCTGCTGGTGATACATGGGCTTCAGAGATTGGTAGTGCTATGAGTAAAAGCAAGCCAAGGTTGATAACAACCTGGGAAGAGGTTCCAGTAG GTACTAATGGAGCAATTACTTTAGTGGGCCTGCTCTCAAGTTTGCTTGGGGGCTTGGCAGTAGGTATAACCTACTTCATAACACAACTCATTTTCGTGACTGATCTGGAAATGTCTGCTCCACAATGGCCCATTATTGTGTTTGGTGCAGCAGCGGGCTTACTGGGATCGATTGTTGATTCATATTTGGGAGCTACGATGCAATACAGTG GTTTTGACCAGAACATTGGCATGGTTGTCAACCACCAAACAAAAGACTCCAAGCACATATCTGGAAAACCTATATTAGACAACAATGCagtaaatcttttttcttctataattGTTGCTTTGGCGCTTCCAGGCGTGGCATGGTGTTTCTGGCCCAGGGGTTGA
- the TMEM19 gene encoding transmembrane protein 19 isoform X3: MSCYQEDFFKEYLKMMANIVVLNLLICISLAFWMVSMTASTYYGTLRPISPWRWLFSVLVPLMIATQGFKKKSLDHSGALGGLVVGFILTVANYSFFSSLFVFFVTSSKLTKWKKDIKKRIDSEYKEGGQRNWVQVFCNGGVPTELAVLYMIENGPGEIPIDFSKQYTASWMCLSLLGALACSAGDTWASEIGSAMSKSKPRLITTWEEVPVGTNGAITLVGLLSSLLGGLAVGITYFITQLIFVTDLEMSAPQWPIIVFGAAAGLLGSIVDSYLGATMQYSGFDQNIGMVVNHQTKDSKHISGKPILDNNAVNLFSSIIVALALPGVAWCFWPRG, encoded by the exons ATGTCCTGTTACCAGGAGGATTTCTTCAAAGAGTACCTCAAGATGATGGCGAATATTGTCGTCCTGAACTTGCTCATTTGTATTTCCCTGGCTTTCTGGATGGTGTCCATGACTGCAAGTACGTACTACG GTACTTTACGACCCATTTCTCCATGGCGCTGGCTTTTTTCAGTCTTGGTTCCACTAATGATTGCTACACAGGGTTTTAAGAAGAAGAGTCTTGATCACAGTGGTGCATTGGGAG gaTTGGTGGTTGGATTTATCCTTACAGTTGCAAATTACAgtttcttcagttctttgtttgtattttttgttacttCTTCAAAACTtactaaatggaaaaaagatatAAAGAAGCGAATAGATTCAGAATACAAAGAAG GTGGACAGAGGAATTGGGTGCAAGTATTCTGTAACGGTGGTGTTCCTACTGAGCTGGCTGTCTTATATATGATAGAAAATGGACCGGGTGAAATTCCGATAGacttttcaaagcaatacaCAGCATCATGGATGTGCTTATCCCTTTTGGGAGCTTTGGCATGCTCTGCTGGTGATACATGGGCTTCAGAGATTGGTAGTGCTATGAGTAAAAGCAAGCCAAGGTTGATAACAACCTGGGAAGAGGTTCCAGTAG GTACTAATGGAGCAATTACTTTAGTGGGCCTGCTCTCAAGTTTGCTTGGGGGCTTGGCAGTAGGTATAACCTACTTCATAACACAACTCATTTTCGTGACTGATCTGGAAATGTCTGCTCCACAATGGCCCATTATTGTGTTTGGTGCAGCAGCGGGCTTACTGGGATCGATTGTTGATTCATATTTGGGAGCTACGATGCAATACAGTG GTTTTGACCAGAACATTGGCATGGTTGTCAACCACCAAACAAAAGACTCCAAGCACATATCTGGAAAACCTATATTAGACAACAATGCagtaaatcttttttcttctataattGTTGCTTTGGCGCTTCCAGGCGTGGCATGGTGTTTCTGGCCCAGGGGTTGA